gtaacaaataaaaaaaaagggaaaaaaaacaaaaaagtgtGTTTAATTAGAAAAAGAGGCAGGGGCTTTAACCCTATTTATTAATTAACATATAACTCAAAAGAAGAAAGAGTACGGGGATCGAACTCCTGAAAGTGCTCACTTGAGTTTGGGTTTACCTATGTTAATTTAAGTATTTGAGCTGAAATTCACTAGTGCTATACGCGAACCCACCCCTCCCATGTGCAGCTGCCCCTGTTTAAGgaagtctttttatttttaaataaaatatttcgaGTAATTAGATGTTCATGTATGTATTTAGTACTACACAAACAAGAAAATTAGCATTATAAAGAATTTGGATCTGTGACGACATGAGCTGTTTCCAAAATCGTGCATGCAAGAACCGTGATTATGTCATCCGCCATGCATGATAACACACAAATACTCTCAAAACTTCAACTTAAACATCAAACAGAGTCCCAATTGTTTTCCTTAATAACCTCTTATTTCTATAAATTGACAAAACTCATCCTACAATTCTGCTAACATAAGCACATATAATCAAAACAAGGCGCAGTTTAGGCACAATATAATACATCAGTTACGCATGTCAATCTTTACTGTAAGGTCACTCATGCACATTCTATGCATGTTGGTTATTATAGTACTAAACAAGATGTTACCTCCTACATATGCAGAGAAATGGCCGTTGTCGCCATCAGCTTCACCAGTATCGGTGATATTCCAACTCCAGGAtttacaacacaacaacaactatGTCTCAATCCAGGAAGAACAACTAAACAAGCTCAAAGACGTCGAAAAATCTCAATCTCAGACAGAACAAGAGTATCAAGATTATGGTTTCTGGGATCCTGCACCATACTTTGGCGGAGGTGACCCAGCTCCTGTTCCTCATGGGAAGGACAATAAACCAAAGGAGCCAAAAGCAAACTGATCTGAAAACAGTTATTAGACTATAATTCATACGAGTACTCAGTAACTGCAATCATCGTTTAGGTACAGTTACATTTATGTCAGCTTACTAAGGTTATAAAGCATACATGATATGAGGCTATGATGTAAGTAAGAGTTGTAATCTGTTTAATGATACTAAATAAATGCATATAGGTTTGTCTTGGTTATCCACAATCTAAAACACGATATACAGGTTCCATTAGCTTATGATCAATTTATCCCTCGCAGCAGAAAAGAATCAACAAAAGCAATAAATGAGATGATCCCATAATATAAAATTATCCAGTACTTTTATATGGAATTCCAAGGATCCAATTCCATTACACAATCATAAACTTTACAGAAATGATTCTCATTTTAAACAAACGGAAGGCACAAATTTTCCAAACTAATGAGAACGTTAAAATTCCAATAACATCATAAACTGTAAGCAGGCTATCTAGAATGTCAACACTCCTGCATATTCCAttaataaataaacaaacacTTGCATCAATCTGCAACTCTGCTTGACCAGGCACATCCATTTACGTAGCTGAGAACTGTCTTGAAGATCTATCGTGTATTATATACCATCTAAGAGGATAAAAGCTTTCGAATATCGTCTAATTGAAGAGGATGGGTCAACCAAAAGCTCCTATTTTGGGTACAAAAGAGGATCAACTACCGCTGCTAAGGCTTGACTTTGAAGAACACAAGCAAAACAATGTCACCTGTGAGAGAATAAACAGACCAAAGATTctcagtttttttttttcaaaccacAAGCTACTCCACtgttaaatttgaaaaaaaaaacattaaataTTTCACAAGTAAATTGCCTTCATGAAATCAAAATAATGAAGCCaactataattatatttagtgCCTCCTTGAGTCCACGTTTACTTATTTCTTTTAGGGAATATAGGAAGAACGCCATTATCAAAACATAATAAAGTTGATGATTCCCGCCAGGAATCGGATGCTAGACGAAATATTAACTGTGAACATCTAGCTAGCTGTAAAGTGACTTGTCAAAACTGCATAATATTAAAGTTTGGTTATTTATGGCTCTTAACATTGAACATTTCAAATTTCAGGCTCTTTTTGTTTGTCTACAGAGAAACGGCAATGCCGTAGAAGAGTTAAATTTTCATTCGCTTAGAACCAGTAAAGAGGGAAGCTGGATTAATTGGAGTTGTTTAGTTAGCCTGAGGTAATCCTTTTTGCAATTGCGGGAAAACAATGAGCTTTAAACCAAACAAAATTTCAGATAAATAATTAAGAAGGGATTGTGAACACCAACTCAGGGAGAGCAATTTTGACAGTAATTTCAGCAATGATGATGTAGAAGAATTTATTAGAAAGAATTAAGATTTTAATAGGAGAAAGAAGGGAGAGTTCTCTAAGAATAGGAGATTGGACTAGTAATGCACTCTAAAttaaggctgaacaaagcaccaaGGATCCAACCAAGACTTCAGGCACCGCCCTTTATGTTTTCCATCAGACTTATAAAGCCACCGATGCACATTACTTCCCCTTGAACTCTGACATACAAAAGTATACAGGCATGTGTACGTCGCCAGAACTTGACACACAAATTCTGAAGGGATACTCACATGAGATGTATGGCAGATGGACCAGTAAAAGCAGCAACCTTCTGAGCACGCTGTGCTTCACACTTATACAGCCCCTTCATTTCTTTTTTCATACGACGAGCCTCACGCCGTTCTTCCTTCACAGCAGCCTGCAAAGGTAGAACCTTAATGTTAACAGTATATCAGTTGCATTATGCACAAAAGCGAAGAAAAAGGAAAGGCAGAAGGCGCAGGCAAAGTGAAGAACAAGCTCAGCAAAGAGATATCCGCCTTAGTGCAATATATATCGAGCAATGCGATTCCACAATAAACAATATTGATATACAACCATagacctttctttctttcttctcctcCTTTGACTCTTCACCatgttgctttcttttgagtTGTTCTGACTTTGAGTTATCCTTTTCCTCCTTTTCTAAACCTTGCTTTTTCTTATCCTCCTTTTGCACGGCATGCTTACCCTTGCTTGGCAAATAGTCAACCGGAagcttctcttttccttttagggATATTATAGGCGAGGCTTCAGAAATAACAAGGAGCAACTTTTTTCTCCTCGCTCCAGGAGCTACAATTTTTCCAGGGTGGTTATCAAGATTTGAATACGTTGACActatagtttcacaatcccatACTTCTGACTCACTGCTGCTTTCATCTAAAACAGCCGCCTCTTCCTCTGGACCTTCATTTTCATACTTTTCAGCATATTCTTTGCACCGGCTTATGACATCAGCTGCAGGTTCAAGCAACTCCCCATCATCTGGTCCATTATTATTCCGTTCCATGCCATCAATGGCACACTCCTTAAATGCATGATTAAGCTTTTCTGCAAGGGACTCTTGACACTCATTTTCCTCAATCATATCATCATCATATTCATCTTCGGTATTGGAGCCATACTCTTGAAGTTCAAGCTGAAAAGGTGAGATGCAAGACAGTGATAAGACAATTAAACAATATCAGAGAACAAGCAGACATTATCTTAAATAGGCAGACATAATATCAACTCACTAGTGAATTAAAAACTTACAAGAGACTTAAGGACCCTCAAGACTTTTGTTAAATTTACAAGGAGGCCTACGTCAAGCAGACTATATTATTATTCTTATTCTCCTACCTAAAAGCAAGTAGACTCCAAATTTAAACAAGGAACGTCATATAATAAAGCAAACTCTGCTAAattactacaaaaaaaaaaaatgaccaaactaCTATGCACACCATAAGCTTAACCAAATAAGCTAAAACCTAGAAGCAACttagaaatgaaaataaaatgtAAAGCTAAACCTACAAATCAGTACATGCTTATGGCTTCAATGatgtaaaacaaactattttctcttattttcctcTTTCAGCACATCACTAAACGGTTTACAATTTTTTCTAGCCCAATGAACAAACAAAAATGGCCAAGGAATGAGTCTAACAGCTTGCTGAAAAACAATAGCGTTAAGTAAACATAAACTGCACTACTTCCAAATACTATTTCACGTTTCAAATAGTAACAGTCTAAATCTTAATAGGATGTACTAATTAGAACTTAGAAGTACAGTCTGAGAAAAGAAGATAAGAGCTTTAGTGGAAATACCTAATACGTATAAACACAGACGTAAATATAAACTCAATCTCAGCTGAAAACATGTCATTTGTATGTATCTGAAGTTGTATTAGTTGATGCTGAAAAAGGATAATAATAAATCTTTCTACAAGTAATTACCATGATAAGAGACAAAAGGTTGCTTAGATTGCCTCTATTAGCAAGCAAAACGAACAAAGGAGAAATAAAACTTTTCAAAGAAACAATGTCTTGGGAAAATGCTCTTAAGGCAGATACTGAAATTTTACACCTAATGGGGCGGGCCTAACGGTCAAAGGGTTGGAGTAACAACCTTCAGAATCAAGATTTGAACGCCTTAGAGGCAACACTGGgtaaattcttttttcttttccttttcgcATTGCCAAGCCAGCGCACCTCCACTATTCTACAATGCCCTGCAGCCTCCCACCATAACTAGGTAAATTCTTCCCATCCAACTAAGACATCGTGGGAAAAGCTACTCAATACTTGTGCTAGTGCGAGGTAGTATCTAGAAAGTAACCCAATGAATATCAAAATGAGCACCGCTCCAGAAGGCCCAGGACCACATTATCAGAGAAAAGGCAAATTATACCAATTAGAACATTTACACGGGCTGaggttctcttataacataattatGGTCTCTTTAGCTAGCTTTATTTGCAGTAATTGCTCTCTTGTAAGTTGTGATCAGGCTAGGAAAATAATAACCTCGAGTATTTGTACGGGTAAAAAAGGAGAACAAACTGCTTACCAGATCAAACTGTTCATCCAGAAGGCGGCGTGCTCTTGGCTTCTCTTCAAAAGTTGCAAATTTGGCCTCATTTCTCTGTACATGCCCAGATGTATCATTGCGTCCTACTTTGTCAAGGTTCGATTTCTCTGGCAAGCTTAAATTGTCATCAAGTTCCACATTAACTGCCCCATCGTGTAGGTTTGCCTTAATCATAAAATCTTCCTCTAATTCTAAATCCTCCACATCAGACCCAAAATGTGACAAATCACTGTCATCGAGCAAGGCAGCAACTTCAGGATCCAATGCCTTCTGAACTCTTACACCTATTGTCTTGGCTGCCACATTGTACACAGATTTCTCGTTGTAATCATCATTCACTTTTGCAACCTCGACTTTTGAAGCATCATATGCCTAGCCAAAACCAAAAATTCGTTAACTTAAAATAACAAGCCACAAAGCTAATGCCTTTAAAATTCATTaatcattctttgcttttctccCTTCAGATAAGTATACTGGTAAGAACATATACTACCCAGATCCGAGCCAAAAGGCCGAGAAAGGTACAATTTTGATGAGTATAATATTCATAGAACCTCAAATAGAGCAGAATGGTATAAAGGATTTTATCTATCCAGGCGCCAATCAGATGGCAAAATCAAACTAATTCAATCAAAGCTGACATCTTATTACTAACTCTGTACAATGACATAAGACAGAACAATACTACTACAACAATTATGCCTCCGTCtcaaacaagttggggtcggaTATATGAATCCTCGCGGACCATGTTACTCCATTTAAACTCATCTATAATACGAataatattaattctgcaaaattatatatactaatgaATTAGACTAAATATTCAACCAAAGCTAACATATTGAGGCAGAAAAAGTAAAAGTGAAGctttaataacaaaaaatataacGTCCTAATTTTATAGGTCAAATGCGTCTATACAATAATTCAATAGAATTAACGAACCTTAACATCATGTGGAAGCTCATTAAGCTTAGCTTTAGGATTCTCATAATAAGCAGAGCCGCCACCAGTATTCTTAATCTCCCTCAAGTGAGTTAAATAATTATACCCATCGTCAGGAAACCCAAGTTCAATTATCTCCTTTCTAATATCATCCGGTAATTGAGTTCGGGTACCCGAATACCCGGCCCAACCATTGCTCTCCTCTTCATCTTCCGGAGCATCCGCGAAGATTGAGTTCGGGTCATCGCCGTTGTGTTCATCGGCGTCAAAGCTTTCGATTGAGTAGTTATTGTTGTCAACTCTGACGAATACTCTGTCGGTGGCGGCGGAGGGTCCGGATTCGTATACCGGATCCGAGGAATCGCGGGCGAATAACTGGAATGTAGCTGCTTTCTTCTTGTCGATGAACTTTTTCTTCCCCATTGATTACACACAAGTAGTAATCTCCGGCACAAGAGAGTATTTTGGAACTCTTATTCTAGCTGTAGAGAAGCTTTTGTACGCTAAAACCCTAAAACCAGAGAGCCACATGACACGTGAGTATCACGtgacatttttgtaattttttttttttaatcagtaaaagctttttttttttttttttaacagaaacataaaaatttaaaacaaagcTTAAGTGGGTGTTTGGATTAACTTTAAGCTGGACAAAtcagcttttaatttttttttttttttagtgtttgacaaagttaaaagtgcttaaaataaattaaaataaaagcaataaGTTGAGCAACTCCAACTTATTCTTTTTTGAGTAATTTATGCAAAATACTCATTGAGCTTAAAATAATTATCCTTCTCTACCCATTTGAAAACTATTTACAATATCTACCTACCAAGTTAAAGTTAATTACTTAATTTACCTACCCACCAATCCCAACTTTTTTTTACCCATTTGGATTGGCTTGACTTATTTGGCTTGTCTTGGCAATTTAGTagcttagtgggcgtttggacataagaattgtaaaaaaatttaattgggagaaattttttttcaagtgaaaatggtatttgaaatttatagttgtgtttggacatgaatataagtttgagttgtttttgaagttttgtgagtgatttgagtgaaaatttccaaaatgtatTTTCAAGTGAAAACTGAAAAtattatgaacaaacgctgatttcggaaaaaaagtgaaaatttgttagagaaaagggggggggggggggggaggaaatTATGTCCAAAGGTTAAAAAAAATGGGTAGGAGGAAAAAGGCATGGGTGGGGGTTGGGTAACTATTTTCCATGTGATGGGTATTTGTTAAACTTTCCCTTATTTTGTTGCTTAAAAATTATTTCTGccgaaaatcaatttttttttaggCAATCCAATCGAACTTTAAATCAACACTAAGTTAATCTAAAGATGTATATGCTTCTTTTACATTTGTTATGTCTCGTTACATGATTTATGGTGGATGGAATTGCTAAATACCAAGATTGTACCATCTAAACTTCATTAATTTAAAATGTTgggtttgctttttttttttttctagatAAAAGAGATGTGATTTTTCTGCCTACAAATTAAAACCTATTGAATCAATTCGGACTAACCCAAGATAGGCGAATGACACAAATTACAGTATCCACCTTAAATTTTACGGTCTGTACAAATTATACGTTAAAACTAATGTGACACCAACTATATTTAAATCAAGGATAACTATTATTGTCCGTGTCTATTTGGTTGGATAGGTTGTTTTTGCTTCAGTTCTTTGTTTCCTTTGTTCATTCTGTCTGGAGGAGTCGTGCTTTACTAATTTCTTTCAAAATCcttagttaattaatatttttttttcaaaaaaattatctTACATTTTTGTTTGGTTCTTGATTACTAA
The nucleotide sequence above comes from Nicotiana tabacum cultivar K326 chromosome 12, ASM71507v2, whole genome shotgun sequence. Encoded proteins:
- the LOC107810650 gene encoding uncharacterized protein LOC107810650; its protein translation is MGKKKFIDKKKAATFQLFARDSSDPVYESGPSAATDRVFVRVDNNNYSIESFDADEHNGDDPNSIFADAPEDEEESNGWAGYSGTRTQLPDDIRKEIIELGFPDDGYNYLTHLREIKNTGGGSAYYENPKAKLNELPHDVKAYDASKVEVAKVNDDYNEKSVYNVAAKTIGVRVQKALDPEVAALLDDSDLSHFGSDVEDLELEEDFMIKANLHDGAVNVELDDNLSLPEKSNLDKVGRNDTSGHVQRNEAKFATFEEKPRARRLLDEQFDLLELQEYGSNTEDEYDDDMIEENECQESLAEKLNHAFKECAIDGMERNNNGPDDGELLEPAADVISRCKEYAEKYENEGPEEEAAVLDESSSESEVWDCETIVSTYSNLDNHPGKIVAPGARRKKLLLVISEASPIISLKGKEKLPVDYLPSKGKHAVQKEDKKKQGLEKEEKDNSKSEQLKRKQHGEESKEEKKERKAAVKEERREARRMKKEMKGLYKCEAQRAQKVAAFTGPSAIHLM